A genomic window from Elaeis guineensis isolate ETL-2024a chromosome 3, EG11, whole genome shotgun sequence includes:
- the LOC105040575 gene encoding citrate synthase, glyoxysomal isoform X2: MEGAFDASSLARRRLVVLSAHLAAGAASVPGGGLPPVLERSPVSAHDIVRPPGNLGGLLTVTDGRTGKRYEIKVSEEGTVRATDFKKITTYKYDKGLKLYDPGYLNTAPVRSSICYIDGDEGILRYRGYPIEELAESSTFLEVAYLLMYGNLPSQSQLADWEFAISQHSAVPQGILDIIQSMPHDAHPMGVLVSAMSALSVFHPDANPALRGQDLYQSKQVRDKQIARIIGKAPTIAAAAYLRMAGRHPVLPSSNLSYSENFLYMLDSLGNRSYKPNPRLARVLDILFILHAEHEMNCSTAAARHLASSGVDVFTALAGAAGALYGPLHGGANEAVLKMLNEIGKVENIPEFIEGVKNRKRKMSGFGHRVYKNYDPRAKVIRKLAEEVFSIVGRDPLIEVAVELEKAALSDEYFVKRKLYPNVDFYSGLIYRAMGFPTEFFPVLFAIPRMAGYLAHWRESLDDPDTKIMRPQQVPVCLS; this comes from the exons ATGGAAGGAGCATTCGATGCCTCGTCTCTAGCTCGCAGACGCCTGGTCGTCCTCTCTGCTCACCTCGCCGCTGGCGCTGCCTCCGTTCCCGGCGGCGGTCTCCCGCCTGTTCTGGAGAGGTCCCCCGTATCCGCCCACGATATCGTGCGGCCTCCAGGGAATCTTGGCGGCTTGTTGACGGTGACCGATGGGAGAACCGGAAAGCGCTACGAAATCAAGGTTTCCGAGGAAGGAACCGTCAGAGCTACCGATTTCAAGAAG ATTACAACATATAAATATGACAAGGGGCTCAAACTCTATGATCCTGGTTATCTCAACACAGCCCCAGTCCGTTCGTCCATCTGTTATATTGATGGAGATGAAGGGATTCTTCGCTACCGAGGATACCCGATTGAGGAGTTGGCTGAAAGCAGCACATTTCTTGAAGTGGCTTATCTCTTAA TGTATGGGAATTTACCTTCTCAGAGCCAGTTGGCAGACTGGGAGTTTGCAATTTCTCAGCATTCTGCTGTCCCTCAGGGCATTCTG GATATTATACAGTCAATGCCTCATGATGCGCACCCAATGGGAGTACTTGTCAGTGCAATGAGTGCGCTTTCTGTTTTCCATCCGGATGCAAACCCTGCTCTTAGA GGCCAAGATCTTTATCAGTCAAAGCAAGTAAGGGACAAGCAAATTGCAAGGATAATTGGAAAG GCACCAACAATTGCAGCTGCTGCATATTTACGGATGGCAGGAAGGCATCCTGTTCTTCCATCAAGCAATCTTTCATATTCAGAGAACTTTTTGTACATGTTGGACTCATT GGGTAACAGGTCATATAAACCTAACCCTCGACTTGCTCGGGTTCTTGATATTCTTTTCATCCTGCATGCTGAACATGAAATGAACTGCTCCACAGCTGCTGCTAGACATCTTGCTTCAAG TGGAGTGGATGTCTTCACTGCTCTTGCTGGAGCTGCTGGAGCTTTGTATGGTCCACTCCATGGCGGGGCAAATGAG GCTGTTCTTAAAATGCTGAATGAAATTGGGAAAGTTGAAAATATTCCAGAGTTTATCGAGGGAGTGAAGAACAG GAAGCGGAAGATGTCAGGTTTTGGACATCGTGTGTACAAAAACTATGATCCTCGTGCTAAGGTCATTCGCAAATTGGCGGAGGAAGTTTTCTCAATTGTTGGACGTGATCCTCTGATTGAG GTAGCTGTTGAGTTAGAGAAAGCTGCACTGTCAGATGAGTACTTTGTTAAGAGGAAGCTTTATCCTAATGTTGATTTTTACTCAGGCCTAATCTACCG GGCTATGGGATTTCCAACAGAGTTCTTCCCTGTTCTGTTTGCTATCCCTCGTATGGCTGGCTACTTGGCGCACTGGCGGGAATCACTTGATGATCCTGATACAAAGATCATGAGACCACAGCAG
- the LOC105040575 gene encoding citrate synthase, glyoxysomal isoform X1, whose translation MEGAFDASSLARRRLVVLSAHLAAGAASVPGGGLPPVLERSPVSAHDIVRPPGNLGGLLTVTDGRTGKRYEIKVSEEGTVRATDFKKITTYKYDKGLKLYDPGYLNTAPVRSSICYIDGDEGILRYRGYPIEELAESSTFLEVAYLLMYGNLPSQSQLADWEFAISQHSAVPQGILDIIQSMPHDAHPMGVLVSAMSALSVFHPDANPALRGQDLYQSKQVRDKQIARIIGKAPTIAAAAYLRMAGRHPVLPSSNLSYSENFLYMLDSLGNRSYKPNPRLARVLDILFILHAEHEMNCSTAAARHLASSGVDVFTALAGAAGALYGPLHGGANEAVLKMLNEIGKVENIPEFIEGVKNRKRKMSGFGHRVYKNYDPRAKVIRKLAEEVFSIVGRDPLIEVAVELEKAALSDEYFVKRKLYPNVDFYSGLIYRAMGFPTEFFPVLFAIPRMAGYLAHWRESLDDPDTKIMRPQQVYTGVWLRHYAPVRERLVSKEADRLGQVAVSNATRRRLAGSGV comes from the exons ATGGAAGGAGCATTCGATGCCTCGTCTCTAGCTCGCAGACGCCTGGTCGTCCTCTCTGCTCACCTCGCCGCTGGCGCTGCCTCCGTTCCCGGCGGCGGTCTCCCGCCTGTTCTGGAGAGGTCCCCCGTATCCGCCCACGATATCGTGCGGCCTCCAGGGAATCTTGGCGGCTTGTTGACGGTGACCGATGGGAGAACCGGAAAGCGCTACGAAATCAAGGTTTCCGAGGAAGGAACCGTCAGAGCTACCGATTTCAAGAAG ATTACAACATATAAATATGACAAGGGGCTCAAACTCTATGATCCTGGTTATCTCAACACAGCCCCAGTCCGTTCGTCCATCTGTTATATTGATGGAGATGAAGGGATTCTTCGCTACCGAGGATACCCGATTGAGGAGTTGGCTGAAAGCAGCACATTTCTTGAAGTGGCTTATCTCTTAA TGTATGGGAATTTACCTTCTCAGAGCCAGTTGGCAGACTGGGAGTTTGCAATTTCTCAGCATTCTGCTGTCCCTCAGGGCATTCTG GATATTATACAGTCAATGCCTCATGATGCGCACCCAATGGGAGTACTTGTCAGTGCAATGAGTGCGCTTTCTGTTTTCCATCCGGATGCAAACCCTGCTCTTAGA GGCCAAGATCTTTATCAGTCAAAGCAAGTAAGGGACAAGCAAATTGCAAGGATAATTGGAAAG GCACCAACAATTGCAGCTGCTGCATATTTACGGATGGCAGGAAGGCATCCTGTTCTTCCATCAAGCAATCTTTCATATTCAGAGAACTTTTTGTACATGTTGGACTCATT GGGTAACAGGTCATATAAACCTAACCCTCGACTTGCTCGGGTTCTTGATATTCTTTTCATCCTGCATGCTGAACATGAAATGAACTGCTCCACAGCTGCTGCTAGACATCTTGCTTCAAG TGGAGTGGATGTCTTCACTGCTCTTGCTGGAGCTGCTGGAGCTTTGTATGGTCCACTCCATGGCGGGGCAAATGAG GCTGTTCTTAAAATGCTGAATGAAATTGGGAAAGTTGAAAATATTCCAGAGTTTATCGAGGGAGTGAAGAACAG GAAGCGGAAGATGTCAGGTTTTGGACATCGTGTGTACAAAAACTATGATCCTCGTGCTAAGGTCATTCGCAAATTGGCGGAGGAAGTTTTCTCAATTGTTGGACGTGATCCTCTGATTGAG GTAGCTGTTGAGTTAGAGAAAGCTGCACTGTCAGATGAGTACTTTGTTAAGAGGAAGCTTTATCCTAATGTTGATTTTTACTCAGGCCTAATCTACCG GGCTATGGGATTTCCAACAGAGTTCTTCCCTGTTCTGTTTGCTATCCCTCGTATGGCTGGCTACTTGGCGCACTGGCGGGAATCACTTGATGATCCTGATACAAAGATCATGAGACCACAGCAG